In Oncorhynchus tshawytscha isolate Ot180627B unplaced genomic scaffold, Otsh_v2.0 Un_contig_493_pilon_pilon, whole genome shotgun sequence, the DNA window TAGTGTGAGAAAATGGGTCTGTAATGTATAATCACTGTAATGTGTACAGTAACATTCAATATAGTTAAACtgttgaattccatttagttcaGGATAATTGTCTTGGTTTGTATTTCTGTCTGAATAACATAGGATTTCTTCCATCTTTGTATTAGAGTGATAAGTCAGTGATAAAGGGATTTACAGTGATATTGTTTTTCTCCAGGTCTTCAGGTGAAGGTGACTGGTGGACATCAGGATAAGACACTGACCTGTAGCACCACCTGTACTCTGACTGACAACCCCACCTACATCTGGTACAAGAACGGACACAAAGTAAAGGAGGACACTTCCAGCCTGGACTCAGACTCCTTTAGTGATGCAGACAGTTACTCCTGTGCTGTAAAAGGCCATGAGGATCTCCACTCTCCTGCAGTGTGTGAGTGTTGAGCTTgtaaacaacattacatacaacaTTTCACTTGAGGGACAATCATATTTGTATATGCTTTGAGTGTGACATCCACTTCTGCTTTAGTTCCGTATCTATTCCCAAGCTGTGTTGAATGGGCTTCAAGAATATATAATCAAATTCATGAAAATGTGGTCATTTATTAAAATTGTGGTAAactgtggggtgttgggttgagcgtgcagagacacagagaggtttTAGTCAGCAAACACAACTTTACTAGGCcataaaataaacataacaaactgtggggtgttgggttgagcAGAGATTAACACAGGAGGTTTTAGAGATTAACACAAACTGTGGAGGTTTTAGTCAGATTAACACAGAGAGGTTTTAGTCAACAAACACAACTTTACTAGGCcataaaataaacataacaaactgtggggtgttgggttgAGTGTGCAGAGATTAACACAGAGAGGTTTTAGTCAGCAAACATAACTTTACTAGGCcataaaataaacataacaaactgtggggtgttgggttgagcAGAGATTAACACAGAGAGGTTTTAGTCAGCAAACACAACTTTACTAGGCcataaaataaacataacaaactgtggggtgttgggttgAGTGTGCAGAGATTAACACAGAGAGGTTTTAGTCAGCAAACACAACTTTACTAGGCcataaaataaacataacaaagaaAATCACATAGGTTCGGTCCTTCTTCTTCTCAGCTTTGGCTCTGTGTCGGTCTCTCCCGGGTCTCTCCTGCGGTGGGCCACATCGCTCCTTTTATGTTGCCTCCACGGCTGGTTGGCACTTTCCCTAATTACCTCCACATGGAGCCATCCGCGTCGGGGTGCATTCATGTCACTGGGAGAATTCACTTTTTGAAGACCTTTGCGCTATGTTTTTGCACATAGAACACCCTTTCAATTTTCATAAAATGAAAACTACAAatgttgaaaaactacaaacctgaAGGGGTGGTCACTTCCTCGTTACTTTTACTGAATATAATTATGGTTTTACAAACGGTTAGGAAGTAATTATTATTTTCCTACTTTATTAAAAATATAAGTGTATACTGGTAAGCATTGTAATTAAAGACTGTTGAAAGGTGTTCTGTTATCTTCTTGTCTTTCAGGTCagaagtgttggagtgtgacttACACCCATCAGAGTATCTGTACCTTGAAGGGGTCAACAGTGAACATATCCTGCTCTTACACATATCCCAGTTATCATGAGATCAAACAAGCTTTCTGGTTTACTAAATGGTCTGGTATGGAGGCTGAAGATCTGAGCTCAGTGCCAGGGTATGAGGGTCATATAGAGTACCTTGGGGATAAGGAGAGTGACTGTACCCTGAGAATCACAGACCTGAGATTGAGAGACTCTGCTGGGTACAGATTCAGATTGATAACATCAGGAGATACGTTTGCTGGCTCACCTGTCTCCCTGACTGTCACAGGTAATATGTCACTCATCTCACATCTATTACTGTAATGAACTTATTAAGGGCAGTCATACAGAAACTGTGGTGGTATGTGACAGAACAAAACAAATCTAGTATTTCATATAAGAGGACATATATAGGAGGATAATAATGATTTGTTTCCTTTTACTCTAGATGTTGTGTTGGAGATGGATCCTACATctgtgtcagagagggagaatgtCACACTGAGATGTAGAACCAAATGTACACTGGACCCCATCACAGTCTACAGTTGGTATAAGAATGGACAGTCTATACcaaacagcaacacctcctctcctgtctataTCCTTTTCTCAGTCAGCAGTGAGGATACAGGCAGATACTCCTGTTCTGTAGAAGGACATGAGGATCTCCCCTCTGCTGAAGAGACTCTCACTGTCAGATGTGAGTAGATGGGTTTTAAATATTTAGTTTGGTATATTAACATTGTAGTGACAGATATTAGCTTCACATGATACTTGAATAGAGAATCTTCAATAAGAGGGTGAATCTAAAAGTCATTGTGtggaaaagtacatttgtggaaagtTAATAGAATATTTGCAACTAACCTAATTTGTACTCCTTCTAAATCCACTGTCTTTTACATCAGATGGACCAAGGAACACCTCAGTGTCAGTTAGTCCCTCTGGTGAAATAGTGGAGGGCAGTTCAGTGTCTCTGACCTGCAGCAGTGATGCCAACCCACCTGTGGACAAATACACCTGGTACAAGAAGAACGTAACCTCACCAAAAGCATCAGGACAGAGTTACAGCATCACTAACATCATctctgaggacagaggagaatacTACAGTGAAGCTAGCAACATTAAAGGGACAGAGACTTCCATCCCTGTCCATATTAATGTCATGTGTAAGTATGTCATGTTCTGTCTATTTCTGGTGCTCTGTGAGATGACTGTTTTAACAGATAAGCACTATAAACACATGTACACacggattttgtgttgtagatatgtggtgttaGAGTAGGGGCCTAAGGTCATATAAGTCATGTGTTTTGCAATCTGTAGTGAAtgcattgtaatgtttttaaaaatggaatAATTGCCTTAATTTTACTGCCTACATTttgctaatgaggatccataataaatacaactaCAAACAGATATATGTTCTAACCTACTGACACCTAAACCCATGATCCTGCAGCAGTGTTTCCCTGGGTTCCTGTAATGGGGGTGGGGGCTGTCCTGACTGCTGGAGCTCTGCTCCTCACCATCTACTGCACTCTGAAGAGGTGAGGATTTCCATACCAGGGATAAATATGAAATGTTTATAAACCTCCACTAGAGGTCAGTAGAGATTTTATCTCACTATGTTCCACTTTACAGGAGATCCACAGGAGGAAGTGATGCCACAGCAGACACACAGGTGATTATATCAGtaaacctccacctccacacctggTGACATTAATCTACTGTATCACAACAGTCTCTTTCACACTATTTTCACTGTTAccatgttctctccctctctccatttcccgcTCTCTCCAGAGTGTCCATCATGACCCTAACAGTGACACGTACACAGGTCTGAACATGAGGACCATGTCACCTGACTACGACACTCTGGCAGTACGTCTCTtattatgtgtttgtgttttataCAGTATTTGAATTTGTTCagagaaaatgaaagagagagtggtgtcaCAAAGTGCTcgtgcatttctctctctctactccctccctccttccctccctccctctcatgctctctctttgtgtgctctctctttgcctctctctcattctctccacaGAGTGTCCATCCTGACCCTAACAGTGACATGTCATCATGAAGAAAAGACAGATCACCAGAGTGACACCttgggagaagtgtgtgtgtgaaagtgttcattcagtgtgtCTTCTTTCAGAATGTGAGGAACTGAGCCCCCTGTGACACAGCCCCTCAGATAGATGCTGAGCCCTCCGATTATCAGAACTGAAGCAAACCACCACAGAACCTGACACACAGTGACACAGACCCTCAGATAGATGTTGAGCCCTCTGATTATCAGAACTGAAGAGAACCACCACAGAGACCTGGACTGAAGTCAACCAACACAGAACCTGGACTGTAGAGAACCATAACAGAACCTGGTCCGAAAAGAAGAGAACCCCAATGTTTTTTCCTTGTAATGTTAATTAAATATATTGAAGATAAATAGGATGGATTATACTTTTACTCTTTTATAATGGGACATTTCCCCCCAAAATGTCCAAAGTCATTCTCATGTAGTaatgaaaacaacaatgaaggcgATGCGGGCACCAGCTGGAAAATGTGAAAAAGTTTGTGCAGGTCctgttctgactggagatgcgcaaatgtctgcatacttgatctgcgGAAACAATTGGGAGGTGCTTGGGAAAGTTCGTCAGGCTCAGTAATTCCCCAAAAACTGAATTGTCAGCAAAAGTGAAATGGCCTACttttatgtgaattaatgaggaccCCAactcaaactgttgttagaaaataaaacttgttagaaaatcatATGAatttgacaagttgaaacagccTATACATAAAAGCAGGCAGCGTGCCTTAGTTTGAGGGCAGCGCAGATTAAGACATTAACCTTTTCACATGAGTTCCAATATCTCTAACGGTTGCCCCAGCATAagtttttttatgcacgtgatgtcagaatgccctcactgttccaaaatgtcattgttacgcaacaggacagttgagctaacgtaggctaatgcgattagcatgaggttgtaaataacaagaacatttcccaggacatagacatatctgatattggcagaaagcttacattcttgttaatctaacttcactgtacaatttacagtagctattacagagaaataataccatgctattgtttgaggagagtggacaattttgaacatgaatgTTAtttataaacaaattaggcacatttggacagtcttgatacaacattttgaacagaaatgcaatggttcattggatcactctaaaactttgcacatacactgctgccatcgaGGGGCTAAAAATCtaacctgggctggaataatacattatggcctttctcttgcatatCAAAGATGAAGGtccaaaaaaattaaaaagaacGGTTGATTtttcctttgtattatcttttaccagatcaaatgtgttatattctccaacattcctttcatatttccacaaacatcaaagtgtttcctttcaaatggtaatgtaccaaaaatatgcatatccttgcttcaggacctgagctacaggcagttagatttgggtcattttaggcgaaaattgaagaAAAGGGGCAGATTctcttaagaggttttaaaatatGATGAAAAGAAACATGACTGTAAATAATTAATTACAAACTTTCAAACGAAATGTAacttcttggcagggaaaaaacacatttcaataaaggtgggttttgacactcttaagTAGGTGTCATAatcagccataaaataacacaatatatgtcacagCAGGTGATGATAGGTCATGagagtgttatgaccatattatgacaggttatgataagttatgtcagctgttatgacatattgtgACATGGTCATAACAAAGTCATAGCATGCTATGACACTGTGTCAAATAAATTGTTACCATTGGGGTCAATCCCAtgtcaattccagtcaattcagaaagtaaaccaaattccaattctaCATTTTCACTCATTGAAAAGGTTTGAAGATAATTGGAATTAGAATTTCAATCTACTTCCTGAATTGagtggaattgaaatggaacaaCTTGCTTGTGGTTGACCTCATTCTTATTCAGCTCCTGCTGCTGATGTGCAGAAGTGTGAATGAAACCTCAGTGAGGTTTGAAATATAACTATTTAAAGTGAAACCCTAACCCCACTATTTAAAGTGAGACACTTAACAGAACACATCGGAATAACATTAGGATTTTTAaacttttagaaatgtttttagATTGTTAAACAGAGCAACGAAAAGTTATGAATGAGACCATACCTGctacagaccagagaaagaccatacctgctacagaccagagaaagaccaCCAACACACTTCCTGCTGTTCTCAAGGCCATTGATGCATCTTCCACCCTGCAGTCTTAGAAACATAAACAACAACTCACTCTATAGCTGGTGAATAACTCCACCTGAGACATTGAAGTATAACTTCTTAAGCTGGTGAATAATGTTGTGGAAAAAGCCTAACAGCCGGATCTTATACCCGGTCAGCAGTGAGGATGCAGTGATGCCAACCCACCTGTGGACAAATACACCTGGTACAAGAAGAATGTAATCTCAGCATAAGCATCAGGACAGAGTTACAGCATCACTAACATCATCTCTGAAAACAGAGGAGAATACTACTGTGAGGCCCAGAATGGAAGAGGATCTATGAACTCTACAGCTCTGATGATCATTGTAGCAGGTAAAGTTACATCTTCAATACTTCTATACAAAACTACAAGTTTCAAGCTGATCTTAATCATTGTGTTTTGACTGATTACACTTTGGTTCATAATTATGTGTTGGCTTGGATCCCTTGACAAGTAGTATAAGATCTCCAAGTAGTAACATGTATTGTGTTGATATTCTGTACTCAATCGTCCACTTGATCTTTTAAGGAAACATACCTCAGTTCTGAATGCAGCTGTAGGAATCATAGTGGTTTTTCTGGttctcatcctctgtctctctggactcATCTCTGGACTTCAATCCAacatggcgtagcagtcagacgtctttgtcctgtcgtgtcccttgtatatatcgttttacatatttttcttcgcatatcttttaaaatattttgctaaacctcaacatctaaatactctcctgcatcccgcctcacccaatgtggcgtggatctgcttttttttctaaagtatttatatttactttggatctggaatccctcaactgaagctagccagctaactaccatctatcagtcagcaaaccattgccagcggtcatcagctaaccttcagctcggaaagctctcgccagttcgaacaacgtgactctaaccagagcataacggacctcttattttatccccggattcctaccgcaaactgaacattttcatctggatcttcacaactagctaaccacaATCCcagatgactactcctggctagcgtttccatcccagagcaagcaccaattagcttgAAGCTAACCCGGCCAGGGCtactgtgctaccaccgaagcatactcctgagctacaatatccggaccccttctacagccGGTACGGGGCATGGAACCCCGTAGGTCCCCTAcaactggaataccgacataatctgcccgaggactccAACAGGTCCCTCAAgcgcgacgcccgctgaaggcccattatgctaaccagctaggcctgctagctacctagagctacttggaaccctactaagtccacgactggtctatcgacgtcacagCACGAAGAGGCAAGAGttagcccctgctaactgcttgcttgctaacccggtctgctaactgctagccccggctaacccggcctgctaactgctagcttaccCCGGTCTACTAACAGCTAACTTGCCgaccccggcctgctaactgttagcttgttagcatcggcctgctaatctgtctgaatcgccgtgtccccagcaagcccaaccactcactggacccatatgttcacttggctacgcatgcctcactctaatatcaatatgcctcgtccattactgtcctggttggTGATTAcagtcttatttcactgtagagcctctagccctgctcaatataccttaaccaaccatgccttaaccaaccatgttgttccacctgcgatgacatcacctggtttaaacatctctcgagactatatctctctcatcattactcaatgcctaggtttacctccaatgtactcaccgcctaccttacctttgtctgtacactatgccttgaatctatgttATCGTGCcgagaaacctgctccttttactctctgttccgaacgtgctagacggccagttcgtatagcctttagccgtacccttatcctacatcccctctgttcctctggtgatgtggaggttaatccaggtcctgcagtgcctagctccactcccaccccccaggtgctctcatttgttgacttctgtaaacgtaaaagccttggtttcatgcatgttaacattagaagcctactccctaagtttgttttactcactgctttagcacactctgccaacccagatatcttagccgtgtctgaatcctggtttaggaaaaccaccaaaaaccctgaaatctacatcgctaactataacgttttctGCCAgcatagaactgccaaagggggcggtgttgcaatctactgctaagatagcctgcagagttctgtattactatctcagtctgtacccaaacaatttgagcttctacttctaaaaatgcacctttacagaaacaagtctctcactgctaccgcttgctatagacctccctctgcccccagctgtgccctcgataccatatgtgaattgattgccccacatctatcttcagagtttgtgctACTATATTATATAAAAAATActataaaaatattgtctgtgactataacagaattgatgttgcaggcgaaagcctgagaaaaatccaatccggaagtgcctcacgttttgaaagcgctgcgttccaatgcgtccctattgagcagtgaatgggctatcaaccagattacattttctccgtattccccaaggggtctacagcattgtgacgtagttttacgcatttatgttgaagaatacccgtaagcggctacattgcgcaagtggtcacctgatgctcccataGAGATTCTcaagtaaaatacagaggtagccattattccaaccggtcctactgaaaaacgaattgtcccggtggatatattatcgaatagatatttgaaaaacaccttgaggattgattataaacaacgtttgccatgtttctgtcgatattatggagcaaaatttgtatatttttcggcgtttcgtgactgcaatttccgggcgatttctcagccaaccgtgaagaacaaacagagctatttcgcctacaaaaataatctctttggaaaaaaggaacattggctatctaactgggagtctcgtgagtgaaaacatccgaagctcatcaaaggtaaactatttaatttgattgcttttctgatttccgtgatcAAGTTAcatgctgctagctggacaaaatgctatgctaggctatcgataaacttacacaaatgcttgtctagctttggctgtaaagcatattttgaaaatccgagatgacagggtgattaacaaaaggctaagctgtgtctcaatatatttcacttgtgatttttatgaataggaatattttctaggaatatttatgtccgttgcgttatgctaattagtgtcagtcgatgattacgctccctcatgcgggatggggagtcactagaggtttaacaccccggccatcctacaatctaagcttgttgacctcaatctcacacaaattatcaatgaacctaccaggtacaaccccaaatcagtaaacacgggcaccctcatagatgtcatcctaactaactcgccctccaaatacacctctgctgttttcaatcaagatctcagagatcactgcctcattgcctgcatccgtaatgggtctgagACAGAACGacaacccctcatcactgtcaaacgctccctgaaacacttctgcgagcaggcctttctaatcgacctggccggggtaacCTGGAATGACATTAAcgtcatcccgtcagtagatgatgcctggctattctttaaagtgccttcctcaccatcttaaataagcatgcccctcttaaaaaatgtagaactaggaatagatatagtccttggttcactccagacctgtctgcccttgaccagcacaaaaaaaatcctgtggcgttctgcattagcatcgaatagccctcgtgatatgtaacttttcagggaagttacgaacaaatatacacaggcagttagaaaagctaaggcaagctttttcaaacagttatttgcatcctgtagtactaactcaaaaaagttctgggacactgtaaagtccatggagaataagagcacctcctcccagctgcccactgctctgaggctaggaaacactgtcaccactgataaatccactataatggCTACCCTTACcctggtcaactgcccggcatcCTCCACAGCaccccgccaaagcccccaccatttctcctttacccaaatccagatagctgatgttctaaaAGAGCTGCAATATCTGGaccagccgggctagacaatctggaccccctcttTCTAAAAATGtatgccgaaattgttgcaacccgtATTACTAGCCTGtccaacctctctttcgtatcgtctgggATTCCCAAagtttggaaagctgccacggtcatccccctcttcaaaggggtgacactctagacccaaactgctacagacctattctatcctaccctgtctttctaaggtcttcgaaagccaagttaacaaacagattactgaccatttcgaatcccactgtaccttctccgctatgcaatctggtttcagagctggtcatgggtgcacctcagccacgctcaaggctctaaatgacatcataaccgccatcgataagagacattactgtgcagccgtattcctcgacctggccaaggctttcgactctgtcaatcacaacattcttattggcagactagacagccttggtttctcaaatgactgccttgcctggttcaccaattactttgcagacagagttcagtgtgccaaatcggagggcctattgTCCGGACCTTTGACAGTTTCTATGGGTGTGccaacagggttcaattctcaggccgactcttttctctgtatacatcaatgatgttgctcttgctgctggtgattgtcTGATCCAcgtctacacagacgacaccattctgtatacttctggcccctccttggacactgttaactaacctccagatgagcttcaatgccatacaactctccttccgtggcctccaactgctcttaaacgcaagttaaactaaatgcatACTATTCagtcgatcactgcccgcacctgcttgccggtccagcatcactactctggacggctatgacttagaatacgtggacaactacaaatacatggGTGTCTGGTGAGACTGTAACCTCTCCTTATAATGGATATGAATCCATTATATTTTCCTGTTGATAGATATATGGTAAGTACAAAGGCCTTCAAATTCAGAGAGCAAAGTTCAGAGCAGGTTAAAGTGAACCATTACCTTGCAGAATCCTTCACTAGTGTTGAATATATGCTTGGTGCACCAATGCTAACATAACCGTCCTTGGGAGCATTTCCACTGTCAACAGGCATTGCCTCCGTAGGAGTGTAGCCGATTTGGGAGACTCCAGTTCTGCCATTCTTGTAGTGCGATTTGGAACTGTAGGAAGAGATTGGGATGACACCCGACTGTTCAACAATACTGGCTTGAGAACTACCAGAGGCACCATCTTCAGTGCTTTCGTAGTGCTTCTGCTGAGAATTTGGGGCCGGTTGCTGCTGGGAAATTTGGGCTACATGCCAAAATTGCTGAGGAATGGGGTTGGGTTGCTGCTGGGCCATTTGAGCTGGATACCTCACTTGCTGAGGTTTGACGACCAGTTCCTTCTGCTGCTCAACTGCCAGTTCCTTCTGCTGCTCGACTGCCAGTTCCTTCTG includes these proteins:
- the LOC121844654 gene encoding B-cell receptor CD22-like encodes the protein MGLQVKVTGGHQDKTLTCSTTCTLTDNPTYIWYKNGHKVKEDTSSLDSDSFSDADSYSCAVKGHEDLHSPAVCQKCWSVTYTHQSICTLKGSTVNISCSYTYPSYHEIKQAFWFTKWSGMEAEDLSSVPGYEGHIEYLGDKESDCTLRITDLRLRDSAGYRFRLITSGDTFAGSPVSLTVTDVVLEMDPTSVSERENVTLRCRTKCTLDPITVYSWYKNGQSIPNSNTSSPVYILFSVSSEDTGRYSCSVEGHEDLPSAEETLTVRYGPRNTSVSVSPSGEIVEGSSVSLTCSSDANPPVDKYTWYKKNVTSPKASGQSYSITNIISEDRGEYYSEASNIKGTETSIPVHINVMSVFPWVPVMGVGAVLTAGALLLTIYCTLKRRSTGGSDATADTQSVHHDPNSDTYTGLNMRTMSPDYDTLASVHPDPNSDMSS